In the Leptotrichia sp. oral taxon 847 genome, one interval contains:
- a CDS encoding GH3 auxin-responsive promoter family protein — MKKFGKKSKFYEVKNLKYVILNRLFIFFCKKSYKDFISNIKSKNKIRETQVKILLEILKTNKNTEYLKTFETESQILNAENEKELIEKFQNKIPIVNYEDIKEFVEKEKSGENNVLLSDKIKLFELTSGSTSDVKYIPYTEKFLKSYMNGVFAWIYNLYQNNKRLFLGSSYWSVSPILRREAITSGGIRVGIEDDTSYFDKVSAFFLNKLFTVPKEIKNIQNMEDFLLITAVFLLLSENLTMISVWSPSFLMILLDFIEKNHKVICQIVKSEDLGTEFFADKNLGNKKYFQIIKKKYRKLWKKNRSKFLINYFDEYEKNILSKNDKTQNLEITEKNNENEIMAENKNLETKSGNKIVENFVDYSVIWEKLSLVGCWADSDSYEIFIKLKKKLNPNKKNINLKFQGKGLMSTECIVSFPLENVKNGSAIAYNSFFYEFIQVSDDKLENRSPKLLDELEMGERYCVVVTTNAGLYRYNTNDIVEVTGFYHKIPIVKFVGRMNNFSDIVGEKLKNSFVEKQVLTTLEENNIKGEFLLFAPVKNETGGIFYTLFLEIKKEDRKFNWKQIENEINSSLCKAFHYEYAYKLGQLRKVRVFLIEKDGLKTYTAEKSKKQKIGDIKYRLLDKNFGWENKFAGGFGE; from the coding sequence ATGAAAAAATTCGGTAAAAAAAGTAAATTTTATGAAGTAAAAAATTTAAAATATGTGATTTTAAACAGATTATTCATATTTTTTTGTAAAAAATCCTACAAAGATTTTATTTCCAATATAAAAAGTAAAAATAAAATTCGGGAAACACAAGTAAAAATACTTTTGGAAATATTGAAAACTAATAAAAATACAGAATATTTAAAAACTTTTGAAACAGAAAGCCAAATTTTAAATGCAGAAAATGAAAAAGAATTAATAGAAAAGTTTCAGAATAAAATTCCGATTGTGAATTATGAGGATATTAAGGAGTTTGTAGAAAAGGAAAAAAGTGGGGAAAACAATGTTCTTTTGAGTGATAAAATCAAGCTATTTGAACTTACGAGCGGAAGTACATCCGATGTGAAATATATTCCATACACAGAGAAATTTTTGAAAAGCTATATGAATGGCGTTTTTGCATGGATTTACAATTTATATCAAAATAATAAAAGACTTTTTCTTGGAAGTTCCTACTGGTCTGTTTCTCCTATTTTAAGGCGAGAAGCTATAACTAGTGGAGGAATCCGTGTGGGAATCGAAGATGATACTTCATATTTTGATAAAGTTTCTGCATTTTTCTTAAATAAACTGTTTACAGTTCCGAAAGAAATAAAAAACATTCAGAATATGGAGGATTTTTTGCTGATTACAGCGGTGTTTCTGCTTTTGTCAGAAAATCTTACGATGATTTCTGTCTGGAGTCCATCGTTTCTTATGATTTTGCTTGACTTTATTGAAAAAAATCATAAAGTGATTTGTCAAATTGTAAAAAGCGAGGATTTAGGCACTGAGTTTTTTGCCGATAAAAATTTGGGAAATAAAAAGTATTTTCAGATTATTAAGAAAAAGTATAGAAAATTGTGGAAAAAAAATAGAAGTAAATTTTTGATAAATTATTTTGATGAATATGAAAAAAATATTTTGAGTAAAAATGATAAAACTCAGAATTTGGAAATTACGGAAAAAAATAACGAGAATGAAATCATGGCTGAAAATAAGAATTTGGAAACTAAATCAGGAAATAAAATTGTGGAAAACTTTGTGGATTACTCTGTGATTTGGGAAAAGCTTTCGCTTGTTGGCTGCTGGGCGGATAGTGATTCCTATGAAATTTTTATAAAATTGAAGAAAAAATTGAATCCCAATAAAAAAAACATAAATTTGAAATTTCAGGGAAAAGGGCTTATGTCAACGGAATGCATCGTAAGTTTTCCGCTGGAAAATGTGAAAAATGGGAGCGCTATTGCCTATAACTCGTTTTTTTATGAATTTATTCAGGTTTCTGATGATAAGCTGGAAAACAGGAGCCCAAAACTTTTGGATGAATTGGAGATGGGAGAGCGTTATTGCGTTGTTGTTACGACAAATGCAGGGCTTTACAGATATAATACGAATGATATTGTGGAAGTTACAGGATTTTATCATAAAATTCCAATTGTAAAGTTTGTTGGGAGAATGAACAATTTTTCTGACATTGTCGGGGAAAAGTTAAAAAATTCGTTTGTGGAAAAGCAGGTTTTAACAACATTGGAAGAAAATAATATAAAGGGGGAATTTTTACTGTTTGCACCAGTAAAAAATGAAACGGGGGGAATTTTTTATACTTTATTTTTAGAAATAAAAAAAGAAGATAGAAAATTTAATTGGAAACAAATTGAAAATGAAATTAATAGCAGTTTATGCAAGGCATTTCATTATGAATATGCGTATAAATTGGGGCAGTTGAGGAAAGTAAGAGTATTTTTAATAGAAAAGGATGGATTAAAGACTTATACGGCTGAAAAATCGAAAAAGCAGAAAATAGGCGATATAAAATATCGGCTGCTAGATAAAAATTTTGGCTGGGAAAATAAATTTGCAGGAGGATTTGGAGAATGA
- a CDS encoding B12-binding domain-containing radical SAM protein has product MRIMLVLAKDNIYKYNSIHKRKYYPQITLITLESLIDRKYNADVVIVDEGVEKWDATSKKYENEKFDVICISSVISGSKRAKEIAKFWKNKGAYTLIGGHYATALKEEALQYFDTVITGAAEISFPMFLEDFTNGTPKREYFNLVGNDYEPKPLNRKLLKNKKYFKNYGTIVANNGCPNKCSYCSITKMYSGKNQIKSIEYVINEIKTNKPKKWIFLDPNFLGNRNYAIQLMEELKKLKIKWTASATINIGNDKKILQLMKESGCIGLVIGLESFVQENLDGVNKKFNNVAEYKKLVKTIQSYGISVLSTLMIGMETDTVESIRQIPDIIEEIGVDVPRYNIITPYPGTPFFNQLKEEGRLLTEDWYYYDTETVVFKPKNMSYETLQKEFY; this is encoded by the coding sequence ATGAGAATAATGCTTGTTTTAGCAAAGGATAACATTTACAAATACAACTCGATTCACAAAAGAAAATATTATCCGCAAATTACGTTAATAACGCTGGAATCACTAATTGACAGAAAGTATAACGCTGATGTCGTTATTGTCGACGAAGGTGTGGAAAAATGGGATGCTACTTCTAAAAAATATGAAAATGAAAAATTTGATGTAATTTGTATTTCTTCGGTAATTTCAGGATCGAAAAGGGCAAAAGAGATTGCCAAGTTTTGGAAAAATAAAGGAGCGTATACATTAATTGGCGGACATTATGCGACAGCTTTGAAAGAAGAGGCATTACAATATTTTGATACAGTAATTACGGGCGCTGCTGAAATTTCATTTCCGATGTTTCTTGAAGATTTTACAAATGGAACTCCAAAAAGAGAATATTTTAACCTCGTTGGAAATGATTATGAACCGAAGCCATTAAACCGAAAACTTTTGAAAAATAAAAAATATTTCAAAAATTATGGCACAATCGTCGCAAACAACGGCTGTCCAAATAAATGCTCCTACTGCTCCATCACAAAGATGTATTCTGGAAAAAATCAGATAAAAAGCATAGAGTACGTGATAAATGAAATAAAAACAAATAAGCCCAAAAAATGGATATTCCTTGATCCAAACTTTTTAGGCAACAGAAATTACGCCATTCAGCTAATGGAAGAATTGAAAAAATTAAAAATAAAATGGACGGCTTCCGCAACAATAAATATCGGTAATGATAAAAAAATTCTGCAGTTAATGAAAGAATCTGGCTGTATAGGCTTGGTTATTGGCTTGGAAAGTTTTGTTCAGGAAAATCTTGATGGAGTAAATAAAAAATTTAACAATGTCGCAGAATACAAAAAACTCGTAAAAACGATTCAATCTTATGGAATATCAGTCCTTTCCACACTTATGATAGGAATGGAAACTGACACAGTGGAGTCAATTCGCCAAATTCCCGATATTATTGAGGAAATTGGAGTAGATGTGCCAAGATATAACATAATTACTCCGTATCCAGGAACACCTTTTTTTAATCAGTTAAAAGAAGAAGGCAGATTGCTTACAGAGGACTGGTATTACTACGACACTGAAACAGTCGTATTCAAGCCTAAAAATATGAGTTATGAAACATTGCAAAAGGAATTTTATTAA
- a CDS encoding lysophospholipid acyltransferase family protein produces the protein MKTTIDFIIFSIFYIFIKIFNFFPPKIRLKISEFIGVLLFYLIPKGRKLSYRNLNLILNEQNSFNYSKKKIKEIAIKSYKNTAKSFLLPFWIYEYFENFPPKIYNSELLKKLKSENERIILVTSHFGFFHASLFPTGNDRMFIPIRIIPNKFIESYMDKIRFRNNMTYFPEQNYKSFLKKKNSKGVFVLLSDVRKPGGDKITFFGLPTTNSGFPAYFSKKENIPIVIIHNEVDKNNICHIFIDKVIHPENYKNRHEIMKSILAEYEKIILNLPEQWFWFQDRWRDGI, from the coding sequence ATGAAAACAACCATAGATTTTATAATATTCTCAATTTTTTATATTTTTATAAAAATCTTTAACTTTTTTCCACCGAAAATTCGTCTAAAAATATCTGAATTTATTGGAGTTCTGCTTTTTTATCTCATTCCAAAAGGAAGAAAATTGTCGTATCGTAACTTAAATTTGATTTTAAATGAGCAAAATAGTTTTAATTATTCAAAGAAAAAAATTAAGGAAATTGCGATAAAATCTTATAAAAATACAGCAAAGTCGTTTTTACTGCCTTTTTGGATATATGAATATTTTGAGAATTTTCCGCCAAAAATATATAATTCTGAATTACTGAAAAAATTAAAGAGTGAAAATGAACGGATTATTCTTGTTACTTCACATTTCGGATTTTTTCATGCAAGTCTTTTTCCAACGGGAAATGATAGGATGTTTATCCCAATTAGAATTATTCCAAATAAATTTATTGAATCCTATATGGATAAAATTCGTTTTAGAAACAATATGACTTATTTTCCGGAGCAGAACTACAAGTCCTTTTTGAAAAAGAAAAATTCAAAGGGCGTTTTTGTGCTTTTAAGTGATGTAAGAAAACCAGGTGGCGATAAAATCACATTTTTTGGCTTACCCACTACTAATTCAGGCTTTCCTGCCTATTTTTCCAAGAAAGAGAATATTCCGATTGTTATTATTCACAATGAAGTTGATAAAAACAATATTTGCCACATTTTTATAGACAAAGTCATCCATCCTGAAAATTACAAAAATAGACACGAAATAATGAAATCTATTTTAGCTGAATACGAAAAAATTATCTTAAACCTGCCGGAACAATGGTTCTGGTTTCAGGACAGATGGCGGGATGGAATCTAA
- a CDS encoding B12-binding domain-containing radical SAM protein, with protein sequence MKITFILPAIGKKKGQKYIKTWKNMEPLMIAVLKSLTPEDVETNFMDDRNEFINYEENTDLVVISVETYTAKRAYEIAKKFQKRGIKALAGGYHPTVEPDECLEHFDSIILGNAESVWTKMLNDLSKNKLEKRYYGVTTSFAMPDRSIYKDRKYSPLALIETGRGCNFGCDFCAIHSYYQKKYFRRPIEEIVQDIKNSGKKYVFFIDDNFVADHKHAIEICKAIAPLNIKWVTQGAITIAKNDELLYWMKKSGCKMILIGYESMNPNILKDMGKSWRNGVGEINELTEKIHSYGIGIYATFVFGYGNDTQETFDETVKFAKKHGFYFAAFNHLVPFPKTGVYRKLREEKRLLSEKWWLDEKYPYGRISFLPSDQTPDELSKKCANARKSFFGWRSILKRGFMQLKRSHDLGMFAIFFAQNFNLKKEVMGKYDLPYAQNLDEAPK encoded by the coding sequence GTGAAAATAACATTTATACTGCCAGCCATTGGAAAGAAAAAAGGGCAGAAATATATAAAAACATGGAAAAATATGGAACCGCTTATGATTGCAGTTTTAAAATCTTTAACTCCTGAGGATGTTGAAACGAATTTTATGGACGACAGGAATGAGTTTATAAATTATGAGGAAAATACAGATTTGGTTGTGATTTCTGTAGAAACTTATACTGCCAAAAGGGCTTACGAAATAGCAAAAAAATTTCAGAAAAGAGGGATAAAGGCACTTGCAGGGGGATATCATCCAACTGTAGAGCCTGACGAGTGTCTGGAACATTTTGATTCGATTATTTTGGGAAATGCAGAAAGCGTGTGGACAAAGATGTTGAACGATTTGAGCAAGAATAAGCTGGAAAAACGGTATTATGGGGTAACTACGTCTTTTGCAATGCCTGACAGGAGTATTTACAAGGACAGGAAATATTCACCGCTTGCACTGATTGAAACAGGGCGTGGATGTAATTTTGGGTGTGATTTCTGTGCAATTCATTCATATTATCAGAAAAAATATTTTAGACGACCTATTGAGGAAATTGTACAGGATATAAAAAATTCTGGAAAGAAGTATGTTTTTTTTATTGATGATAATTTTGTGGCGGATCATAAACATGCAATTGAGATTTGCAAGGCGATTGCTCCATTAAATATAAAATGGGTAACGCAAGGGGCTATTACCATTGCAAAAAATGATGAATTGCTGTACTGGATGAAAAAAAGTGGATGTAAAATGATTTTGATTGGATACGAGTCAATGAATCCAAATATTTTGAAGGATATGGGAAAAAGCTGGAGAAATGGCGTTGGGGAAATAAATGAACTGACGGAAAAAATTCATAGTTATGGAATCGGAATTTATGCCACTTTTGTATTTGGATACGGAAACGATACACAGGAGACTTTTGACGAAACGGTAAAATTTGCCAAAAAACATGGATTTTATTTTGCAGCATTTAACCATCTTGTACCATTCCCAAAAACAGGCGTTTATAGAAAATTAAGAGAAGAAAAACGGCTTCTTAGTGAAAAATGGTGGCTGGATGAAAAATACCCATACGGACGAATTTCCTTTCTTCCAAGTGATCAGACTCCCGATGAACTTTCCAAAAAATGTGCCAATGCAAGAAAAAGTTTTTTTGGATGGCGTTCAATACTTAAAAGAGGATTTATGCAGTTAAAACGAAGCCATGATTTGGGAATGTTTGCAATATTTTTTGCACAAAACTTTAATTTGAAAAAAGAAGTTATGGGGAAATATGATTTACCGTATGCACAAAACTTGGATGAAGCTCCAAAATAA
- a CDS encoding RNA-guided endonuclease InsQ/TnpB family protein, whose protein sequence is MYLTLKQQVKHLSKKEFRILKYLCHIAKNLTNEAIYNIRQYYFNKKKYLSYNENYKMLKNSENYKKLNSNMAQQILKEVDGSFKSFFGLLKLAKNGQYDNKKIKLPKYLAKDGFTTLVIGFVRLKDDILIVPYSNSFKKTHQEVKIKLPPVLKGKKIKEIRIIPKQHSRYFEIQYTYEVEEVQRELNKENGLGIDLGIDNLCTCVTNNGASFLIDGRKLKSINQYYNKINAKLQSIKDKQKTSRTTLRQKRITRKRNNRINDYLSKAGRIIVNYCLNNDIGKIVLGYNEDFQRNSNIGSINNQNFVNIPYGKLRDKLIYLCKLYGIEFKLQEESYTSKASFFDGDEIPIYDKENQKEYIFSGKRIKRGLYQTKKGKLINADCNGALNILRKSKVVDLSILYNRGELNTPKRIRIV, encoded by the coding sequence ATGTATTTAACTTTAAAACAACAAGTAAAACATCTTAGTAAAAAGGAGTTTAGAATTTTAAAATATCTATGTCATATAGCAAAGAACTTAACTAATGAAGCTATATATAATATTAGACAATACTATTTTAATAAGAAAAAGTATTTAAGTTATAATGAAAACTATAAAATGCTTAAAAACAGTGAGAATTACAAGAAATTAAATTCTAATATGGCTCAACAAATTCTAAAAGAAGTAGACGGAAGTTTCAAATCATTTTTTGGACTTTTAAAACTTGCTAAGAATGGTCAATATGATAATAAAAAAATAAAATTACCTAAATATCTTGCTAAAGATGGATTTACAACTCTTGTTATAGGTTTTGTAAGATTAAAAGATGATATTCTGATAGTTCCTTATTCAAATTCGTTTAAGAAAACTCATCAAGAAGTTAAAATTAAACTACCACCAGTATTAAAAGGCAAGAAAATAAAAGAGATTAGAATAATACCCAAACAACATTCTAGGTACTTTGAAATTCAATATACTTATGAAGTAGAAGAAGTTCAAAGGGAATTAAATAAAGAAAATGGACTAGGAATAGATTTAGGTATAGACAATCTTTGTACTTGTGTAACTAATAATGGAGCATCATTTTTAATAGATGGTAGAAAATTAAAATCAATAAATCAATACTATAACAAGATAAATGCAAAATTACAAAGCATAAAAGATAAACAAAAGACCTCCCGCACAACATTAAGACAAAAGAGAATAACTAGAAAGAGAAATAATCGTATAAATGATTATCTTTCAAAAGCAGGAAGAATAATTGTAAATTATTGTCTTAATAATGATATAGGAAAGATAGTTTTAGGATATAATGAGGATTTTCAAAGAAATTCAAATATAGGAAGTATAAATAATCAAAATTTTGTGAATATACCATATGGAAAATTAAGAGATAAATTAATATATCTATGTAAACTATATGGAATAGAATTTAAACTGCAAGAAGAGAGTTATACATCAAAAGCAAGTTTCTTTGATGGAGATGAAATTCCAATATATGATAAAGAAAATCAAAAAGAATATATATTCAGTGGAAAAAGAATAAAAAGAGGACTATATCAAACAAAAAAAGGTAAACTCATAAATGCAGATTGTAATGGAGCATTAAACATATTAAGAAAAAGTAAAGTTGTGGATTTAAGTATCCTATACAATAGAGGTGAGCTGAACACGCCTAAAAGAATAAGGATAGTGTAG
- a CDS encoding B12-binding domain-containing radical SAM protein, with product MKVALLAPAGAMYRFNGTFKKAIHYAPLTLSTLAAYIPEDIEVVIHDETIEKIPLELDADIVVMTSITGTSERVYKYARYFKSKGKKVILGGPHPTLCPEEAIQHCDSVVIGRSEWLFTEIMEDARNNSLKKFYVQKENSLENLKLPKRELLKKERYVSINSIEATKGCSFDCSFCVGKALYPTFLKRPINEIIAEIETFKKKEVLFLDLNLIADKNYAKKLFLELIPLKKWWFGLATSNLVHDDEMIKLMAKSGCKGLLIGFEAVSKESLRAMNKGVNVMADYHLLMKKLHHYDIAVNGTFTFGADGDDKDIFKRTVEEVIKMKVDLPRYSILTPFPKTKLYNDLQKQGRIFEKNWTMYDVQHAVFHPKKMTAQELQEGGIYAWRETYKVSSILKRIARFSIIAPILLNTNLGYRHYADKLEEFTFEKMTDNSDIPNI from the coding sequence ATGAAAGTGGCATTACTGGCACCGGCAGGGGCAATGTACAGGTTTAACGGAACATTTAAGAAGGCGATTCACTATGCACCGCTCACATTATCGACACTTGCGGCGTATATCCCAGAAGACATCGAAGTTGTAATTCATGATGAAACAATTGAAAAAATACCGCTTGAACTGGATGCGGATATTGTGGTTATGACTTCTATTACGGGAACCTCGGAAAGAGTGTATAAATACGCAAGATACTTTAAAAGCAAAGGAAAAAAGGTTATTTTAGGTGGACCGCATCCGACACTTTGTCCAGAAGAGGCGATACAGCATTGTGATTCTGTTGTAATTGGGCGTTCTGAATGGCTTTTTACGGAAATAATGGAAGATGCGAGAAATAACAGTTTAAAGAAATTTTATGTGCAGAAGGAAAATAGCCTGGAAAATTTGAAATTACCAAAAAGGGAACTTTTGAAAAAGGAAAGATATGTTTCGATAAACAGCATTGAGGCAACCAAAGGCTGCTCTTTTGACTGTTCTTTCTGCGTTGGAAAGGCTTTATATCCAACATTTTTAAAAAGACCGATTAATGAAATTATTGCGGAAATTGAGACTTTTAAGAAAAAGGAAGTTTTATTCTTAGATTTAAATTTAATTGCCGACAAAAATTATGCAAAAAAATTGTTCTTAGAACTGATACCATTAAAAAAATGGTGGTTCGGGCTGGCAACTTCCAACCTTGTTCACGATGACGAAATGATAAAGCTAATGGCAAAAAGTGGCTGTAAGGGCTTGCTTATTGGATTTGAAGCTGTTTCGAAGGAATCGTTGCGGGCTATGAATAAAGGGGTAAATGTTATGGCTGATTACCATTTGCTTATGAAAAAGCTGCATCATTATGATATTGCTGTAAACGGAACTTTTACATTCGGTGCAGATGGCGATGATAAGGATATATTCAAGCGAACTGTGGAGGAAGTAATAAAAATGAAAGTTGACTTGCCAAGATATTCTATATTAACTCCATTTCCTAAAACAAAACTTTACAATGATTTGCAAAAGCAAGGCAGAATTTTTGAAAAAAACTGGACAATGTATGACGTTCAGCACGCTGTATTCCATCCAAAAAAAATGACAGCACAGGAACTTCAGGAAGGTGGAATTTACGCTTGGAGGGAAACTTATAAAGTAAGCTCAATTTTAAAAAGAATTGCAAGATTTAGCATTATTGCACCAATTCTTCTAAATACAAATTTAGGATACAGACATTATGCAGATAAATTGGAGGAATTTACTTTTGAAAAAATGACAGATAATTCTGATATTCCAAATATCTGA
- a CDS encoding B12-binding domain-containing radical SAM protein, whose translation MKIAFLRPNMGGKRSNDAIEPLAFAVLSGLTDKTRHELMLFDDRIEDIPMDLEVDLVVISTFTMTARRAYELADNYRKRGVYVMIGGYHASLMPDEVQEHADTVCVGSGEITWNEFLRDLENGVPKKRYGCTKLPDINDVVYDRSIYKGKKYSFVVPVQFGRGCMHQCEFCTIGAVHKGDFQHRSIENVINEVKEIFRTNKRAKIVYFVDDNIFANKKKALQLFEELKKLKIKWACQGSIDIARDEKLIKLMSEAGCIEMLLGFENINIKNIKKMKKVANYKFDYEKIIDIYKKYRILVHASYVIGYDYDDKNCFDEILEFSKKHKFFLAGFNPALPIPGTPFYERLKKEGRLLYERWWLDENFRYGKACFEPYNMTIEEFEAGILKCKVEYNRHSSIWKRLFDGAANFKHALVFLAVNYINRKEVYNKKGIKL comes from the coding sequence ATGAAAATAGCTTTTTTACGTCCAAATATGGGGGGGAAACGTTCCAATGATGCGATAGAGCCACTGGCTTTTGCGGTGCTTTCGGGGCTTACGGATAAGACTAGACATGAGCTTATGCTGTTTGATGATAGGATTGAGGATATTCCGATGGATCTTGAGGTTGATTTAGTTGTGATTTCTACGTTTACGATGACGGCTAGACGGGCTTATGAACTGGCGGATAATTATAGGAAACGTGGGGTTTATGTGATGATTGGAGGGTATCACGCTTCACTTATGCCTGATGAGGTGCAGGAACATGCTGATACGGTTTGTGTGGGAAGTGGTGAGATTACCTGGAATGAATTTTTGCGTGATTTGGAAAATGGAGTACCAAAAAAGAGATATGGGTGTACAAAATTGCCTGATATTAATGATGTTGTCTACGACAGAAGCATTTACAAGGGGAAAAAATATTCTTTTGTCGTACCAGTTCAGTTTGGACGAGGGTGTATGCACCAATGTGAATTTTGTACAATTGGAGCGGTTCACAAGGGAGATTTTCAGCATAGGAGCATTGAAAATGTGATAAACGAGGTAAAAGAAATTTTTAGAACGAATAAAAGGGCAAAAATTGTTTATTTTGTGGATGATAATATTTTTGCCAATAAGAAAAAGGCTTTGCAGTTATTTGAAGAATTGAAAAAATTGAAGATAAAATGGGCTTGTCAAGGCAGTATTGATATTGCAAGAGATGAGAAATTGATAAAATTGATGTCAGAAGCGGGGTGCATTGAAATGCTTCTGGGATTTGAAAATATAAATATAAAAAATATTAAGAAGATGAAAAAGGTTGCAAATTATAAGTTTGACTATGAAAAAATCATTGATATCTATAAAAAATACAGGATACTTGTACACGCAAGCTATGTAATTGGGTATGATTATGATGATAAAAACTGCTTTGATGAGATTCTGGAATTTTCTAAAAAGCATAAATTTTTTCTTGCAGGCTTTAACCCGGCATTGCCGATACCAGGAACTCCTTTTTATGAAAGATTAAAAAAAGAAGGAAGACTTCTTTATGAAAGATGGTGGCTGGATGAGAACTTTCGTTATGGGAAAGCGTGCTTTGAGCCATATAATATGACGATCGAGGAATTTGAGGCGGGAATTTTGAAGTGCAAGGTGGAATATAACAGACATTCGAGTATCTGGAAAAGGCTATTTGACGGTGCTGCCAATTTTAAACATGCCCTTGTATTTCTTGCTGTAAATTATATCAATCGAAAAGAAGTTTATAACAAAAAAGGAATAAAATTATGA
- a CDS encoding B12-binding domain-containing radical SAM protein: MKMLFVYPGFGKKKGQKYIFQLRTFEPLTFAYLRALTPYDIECELIDERIEAIDYDNDADIVVITLETYTARHGYEIAKRFREKGKKVIVGGTHASLVPEEAMKYADSVVTGYADDIWGKIIEDYKNGTEKKLYIGGLSNKFLIPDRSIFKKKYLISVVETGRGCPHHCEFCAISAVNKKRYAKRPVDSVIEELKHIKSKYIFFADDNFVADPKYALELCEKIKPLKKKWISQGAITMAKNEKLLAAMRDSGCLFILIGYESINKQALDNMKKEWSYKLGDIEESTRIIHKYNIGIYATFVFGFEEKIGTTFEDTVKFAQKNHLEFVQFNYLVPFPNTELYFKMEKEGRLLYKKWWLEPQKYSYLFFEPYDISTNEFRDRCIAVRYAYHSVKNILGRTFDVLKRTKNIPFSIMYLFLSFGQKAVIKKFQDLPIGDNLDEKIR, translated from the coding sequence ATGAAGATGTTGTTTGTTTATCCTGGATTTGGAAAGAAAAAGGGACAGAAATATATTTTTCAGTTGAGGACGTTTGAGCCACTTACGTTTGCTTACTTGCGGGCATTGACTCCTTATGATATTGAGTGTGAGCTGATTGATGAGAGGATTGAGGCAATTGACTATGATAACGATGCAGATATTGTTGTAATTACTTTGGAAACGTATACGGCACGGCACGGATATGAGATTGCTAAAAGATTTAGGGAAAAAGGAAAGAAGGTTATTGTTGGGGGGACACATGCTTCGCTTGTTCCAGAAGAGGCTATGAAGTATGCAGATTCTGTAGTTACAGGATATGCTGATGATATTTGGGGGAAAATTATTGAGGATTATAAGAACGGGACAGAAAAGAAACTCTATATTGGGGGGCTTAGCAATAAATTTTTAATACCCGACAGAAGTATTTTTAAGAAAAAATATTTAATTTCAGTTGTGGAAACTGGGCGTGGGTGTCCTCATCACTGTGAATTTTGCGCAATTTCGGCAGTTAATAAGAAACGGTATGCTAAAAGACCTGTTGATAGTGTAATTGAGGAATTGAAGCATATAAAGTCAAAATATATATTTTTTGCTGATGATAACTTTGTTGCAGATCCGAAATATGCGTTGGAGCTTTGTGAGAAGATAAAGCCGTTAAAGAAAAAATGGATTTCGCAAGGGGCGATAACGATGGCAAAAAACGAGAAACTGCTTGCGGCTATGCGAGATAGCGGATGCCTTTTTATTTTAATCGGTTATGAATCAATAAACAAGCAGGCTCTTGACAATATGAAAAAGGAATGGAGCTACAAGCTGGGAGATATTGAGGAATCAACACGGATTATACATAAATACAACATTGGAATTTATGCCACATTCGTTTTTGGGTTTGAGGAAAAAATCGGCACTACGTTTGAAGATACTGTAAAATTTGCACAGAAAAACCATCTGGAATTTGTCCAGTTTAACTATCTCGTACCTTTCCCAAATACCGAACTTTATTTTAAAATGGAAAAGGAAGGAAGGCTTTTGTACAAAAAGTGGTGGCTGGAGCCGCAAAAATATTCATATTTATTTTTTGAACCTTATGATATTTCTACAAATGAATTTCGTGACAGGTGTATTGCAGTAAGATATGCCTATCATTCTGTAAAAAATATTTTGGGAAGAACTTTTGATGTGTTAAAAAGGACAAAAAATATACCATTTTCCATTATGTATCTGTTTTTGAGCTTTGGGCAGAAGGCTGTTATAAAGAAATTTCAGGATTTGCCAATTGGAGATAATTTAGATGAAAAAATTCGGTAA